A stretch of the Desulfovibrio porci genome encodes the following:
- a CDS encoding aspartate-semialdehyde dehydrogenase produces MSETLTVAVVGATGAVGREMLKTLHERKFPATKVRAFASARSAGGKVPFGESELTVEELKEDVFNGIDLAIFSAGGGASTTFAPHAAHAGCVVVDNSAAWRMDERCPLVVPEVNPQALEAHQGIIANPNCSTIQMLVVLKPLHDAAKIRRVVVSTYQAVSGTGQKGIEELERQVRDLFNARDPENKVYPYRIAFNVLPHIDVFLDNDYTKEEMKMVNETVKILDDPSVRVTATCARVPVFFCHAESVNIETEKKITAKEARIMLSQAPGVKVFDNPRELMYPMPAYCIGDDPTFVGRIREDESIDNGLNLWIVADNVRKGAALNAVQIAEELLRRDLVRVPDKNVFMS; encoded by the coding sequence ATGAGCGAGACATTGACTGTTGCCGTTGTGGGCGCCACGGGCGCCGTGGGCCGTGAAATGCTCAAGACGCTGCACGAGCGGAAGTTCCCGGCCACAAAAGTGCGGGCCTTCGCCTCGGCCCGTTCGGCGGGCGGCAAGGTTCCCTTCGGCGAGAGCGAACTCACGGTGGAAGAACTGAAAGAAGACGTCTTTAACGGCATTGATCTGGCCATTTTTTCCGCCGGCGGGGGCGCCTCCACCACATTCGCGCCGCACGCGGCCCACGCCGGTTGCGTGGTGGTGGACAATTCCGCGGCCTGGCGCATGGACGAGCGCTGCCCCCTGGTGGTGCCGGAAGTCAATCCCCAGGCTCTGGAAGCGCATCAGGGCATTATCGCCAATCCCAACTGTTCCACCATCCAGATGCTGGTGGTCCTGAAGCCCCTGCACGATGCGGCCAAAATCAGGCGCGTGGTGGTTTCCACCTATCAGGCCGTGTCCGGCACGGGACAGAAGGGCATTGAGGAACTGGAGCGCCAGGTGCGCGACCTCTTCAACGCCCGCGACCCGGAAAACAAGGTCTATCCCTACCGCATCGCCTTCAACGTGCTGCCGCACATCGACGTCTTCCTGGACAATGACTACACCAAGGAAGAGATGAAGATGGTCAACGAGACCGTGAAAATCCTCGACGATCCTTCGGTCAGGGTCACGGCCACCTGCGCGCGCGTGCCGGTGTTCTTCTGCCATGCCGAGTCCGTGAACATCGAAACCGAAAAGAAAATCACGGCCAAGGAAGCCCGGATCATGCTTTCCCAGGCGCCGGGCGTGAAGGTTTTCGACAACCCGCGCGAGCTCATGTACCCCATGCCCGCCTACTGCATCGGCGACGACCCCACCTTTGTGGGCCGCATCCGCGAGGACGAGAGCATCGACAACGGCCTGAACCTCTGGATCGTGGCCGACAACGTGCGCAAGGGCGCGGCGCTCAACGCGGTGCAGATCGCCGAGGAACTGCTCCGGCGCGATCTGGTCCGCGTGCCGGACAAGAACGTCTTCATGAGCTGA
- a CDS encoding aminotransferase class IV, translating to MQAVDSDAYLQALLSAPRPGADKFLAFYDHRVGRIGTDPRLLLLPLDDHICHRGDGLFESICYRERKIFVLDEHLARMRDGARALGITPPCSWEELRERILDVARASGRDHGDLRVFLSRGPGGFGISPAECPQAGLYIVALAAKLPNEDVYRKGLTAFSSAIPPKQEYLARIKSTNYLPNVFMAVEARQKGMDVAVTFDENGFMGEAAIANLGIVDAQGRLRSPEIRRILPGTTLLAALELAGERMPVLQGPIHKEDIATAREMLLFTSATLCVAVTRFDDKPVGQGEYRGKPGPTALWLKDALLARMLAQGTPY from the coding sequence ATGCAGGCCGTGGATTCCGACGCCTATCTGCAAGCCCTTTTGTCCGCCCCCCGGCCGGGGGCGGACAAATTTCTGGCCTTTTACGATCACCGGGTGGGACGCATCGGTACGGACCCGCGCCTTCTGCTGCTGCCCCTGGACGACCACATCTGCCATCGCGGCGACGGCCTGTTCGAGAGCATCTGCTACCGGGAGCGGAAGATTTTCGTCCTGGACGAGCACCTGGCCCGCATGCGCGACGGCGCGCGGGCTCTGGGCATCACGCCGCCCTGTTCCTGGGAGGAACTGCGCGAGCGCATTCTGGACGTGGCCCGCGCCTCGGGGCGGGATCACGGCGACCTGCGCGTCTTTCTCAGCCGGGGGCCGGGCGGTTTCGGCATTTCCCCGGCGGAATGCCCGCAGGCCGGTCTGTACATTGTGGCCCTGGCCGCGAAACTGCCCAATGAGGACGTGTACCGCAAAGGGCTCACGGCCTTCAGCAGCGCCATTCCGCCCAAGCAGGAATATCTGGCCCGCATCAAGAGCACCAATTATCTGCCCAATGTCTTCATGGCCGTGGAAGCCCGCCAGAAAGGCATGGACGTGGCCGTGACCTTTGACGAAAACGGCTTTATGGGCGAAGCGGCCATCGCCAATCTGGGCATTGTGGACGCGCAAGGCCGCCTGCGCAGCCCGGAGATCCGGCGCATCCTGCCCGGCACCACCCTGCTGGCGGCCCTGGAACTGGCCGGGGAGCGTATGCCCGTGCTTCAGGGGCCCATCCACAAAGAGGATATCGCCACGGCCCGCGAAATGCTGCTGTTCACCAGCGCCACGCTCTGCGTGGCGGTCACCCGTTTTGACGACAAGCCCGTGGGACAGGGGGAATACCGGGGCAAGCCCGGCCCCACGGCCCTCTGGCTCAAGGACGCCCTGCTCGCCCGCATGCTGGCCCAGGGCACGCCCTACTGA
- a CDS encoding glycosyltransferase family 4 protein encodes MRILLLSLQNEEQDAAPGGGSTRARLWRLEEEQTLALVRTMRDGGRLAPLLVCLKGSRLHERARALNLPLLTVGGAGAGNPLTLLRLWNWQRRHKKLLILTVGEEAPALGRRVLRMRPAGGGLLAHAFFLRPPAPEQCNGKDMAAARHVLCGSEHVRGRILAAWEQAPQQAAASGTGDVLLPLPPGISLDGFDPAPAPFREDEGKHFIFGMGESLAPRSGALLVARAMAAIWQRDDLPPWEVRMLGGGPRFEEVLDEAISLGVESRLCLLNEQHEPDALRNCHAWLAPGSSPEEAPETLWAGFAAGLPVICSQSGLHRERLHGHDDAVLPVAENDPQALAKAMIEVMRDAELRRVLAQRGAALAPDTGLQAMAERACRLFEAWLQDSEDAGGGASAPAAQSPAEPGAGTDPEHKIS; translated from the coding sequence ATGCGTATTCTGCTGCTTTCCCTTCAGAACGAGGAACAGGACGCCGCGCCCGGCGGCGGTTCCACGCGCGCGCGGCTGTGGCGGCTGGAGGAAGAGCAGACCCTGGCCCTGGTCCGGACCATGCGCGACGGCGGCCGTCTGGCCCCGCTGCTGGTCTGCCTCAAGGGCTCCCGTTTGCACGAGCGCGCCCGCGCCCTGAATCTGCCCCTGCTGACCGTGGGCGGCGCGGGAGCGGGCAATCCCCTGACCCTGCTGCGCCTCTGGAACTGGCAGCGGCGGCATAAAAAACTGCTGATCCTGACCGTGGGCGAGGAAGCCCCGGCCCTGGGCCGCCGTGTGCTGCGCATGCGCCCGGCGGGCGGCGGGCTGCTGGCCCACGCCTTCTTTTTGCGCCCGCCCGCGCCGGAGCAGTGCAACGGCAAGGACATGGCGGCGGCGCGGCATGTCCTCTGCGGCTCGGAACATGTGCGGGGCCGCATTCTGGCCGCCTGGGAACAGGCCCCGCAACAGGCCGCCGCGTCAGGGACCGGCGATGTGCTCCTGCCCCTGCCGCCGGGCATCAGCCTGGACGGTTTTGATCCGGCTCCGGCCCCCTTCCGCGAAGACGAGGGAAAGCATTTCATTTTCGGCATGGGCGAAAGTCTTGCGCCGCGTTCCGGCGCGTTGCTGGTGGCGCGGGCCATGGCCGCCATCTGGCAGCGCGACGACCTGCCCCCCTGGGAAGTGCGCATGCTGGGCGGCGGCCCGCGCTTTGAAGAAGTGCTGGACGAAGCCATCAGTCTGGGCGTGGAATCGCGCCTCTGTCTGCTCAACGAGCAGCACGAGCCCGACGCGCTGCGAAACTGTCACGCCTGGCTCGCGCCCGGCTCCTCGCCCGAGGAAGCGCCGGAAACCCTCTGGGCGGGCTTCGCGGCGGGCCTGCCGGTGATCTGCAGCCAGAGCGGCCTGCACCGGGAACGTCTGCACGGGCATGACGACGCGGTTCTGCCCGTGGCGGAGAACGATCCCCAGGCCCTGGCCAAAGCCATGATCGAGGTCATGCGCGACGCGGAGCTGCGGCGCGTTCTGGCGCAACGCGGCGCGGCCCTGGCTCCGGATACGGGCCTGCAGGCCATGGCCGAACGGGCCTGCCGCCTGTTCGAGGCCTGGCTTCAGGATTCGGAGGACGCGGGCGGCGGCGCGTCCGCTCCGGCGGCGCAAAGTCCGGCTGAGCCGGGCGCGGGCACGGACCCGGAGCACAAGATTTCCTAA
- a CDS encoding ATP-binding protein, which produces MKCKICKAEAVVALRSHNAAFCPDCYKDFFARQVARGIEGQKLFTRDERILVALSGGKDSLALMLELSRQGYDVTGLHIDLAIPGSSAAARGMVERFCARHGLKLLVKDMAAEGLPIPAVRERLHRPICSACGKIKRHFFNKVALDEGFDALATGHNLDDEVARLFSNTLRWDTAYLSDQGPLLPGEHGFARKVKPLWRLTEFETANYAFLMGIENHYAPCPYSPGASFTVLKGLLQRLETAMPGRKLDFYQGFLARGRPVFARREAEEGVALAPCPRCGYPTSSGNLCGVCRIREALRAEPEA; this is translated from the coding sequence ATGAAATGTAAGATCTGCAAGGCCGAGGCGGTGGTGGCCCTGAGAAGCCACAATGCCGCCTTCTGCCCGGACTGCTACAAGGATTTTTTCGCCCGCCAGGTGGCGCGCGGCATTGAAGGCCAGAAGCTCTTCACCCGCGACGAGCGCATTCTGGTGGCCCTGTCCGGCGGCAAGGACTCCCTGGCCCTGATGCTGGAGCTGTCCCGCCAGGGGTACGACGTCACCGGCCTGCACATCGACCTGGCCATTCCCGGCTCCTCGGCGGCGGCGCGCGGCATGGTGGAGCGTTTCTGCGCCCGGCACGGCCTCAAGCTGCTGGTCAAGGATATGGCCGCCGAGGGCCTGCCCATCCCGGCGGTCAGGGAGCGCCTGCACCGGCCGATCTGCTCGGCCTGCGGCAAGATCAAGCGCCATTTCTTCAACAAGGTGGCCCTGGATGAGGGCTTTGACGCCCTGGCCACGGGCCACAACCTGGACGATGAAGTGGCCCGCCTGTTCAGCAATACCCTGCGCTGGGACACGGCCTATCTTTCGGATCAGGGGCCGCTGCTGCCCGGCGAGCACGGTTTCGCCCGCAAGGTCAAACCGCTCTGGCGGCTCACGGAATTTGAAACCGCCAATTACGCCTTTCTGATGGGCATTGAAAACCATTATGCGCCCTGTCCCTACAGCCCCGGCGCCAGTTTCACCGTGCTCAAGGGCTTGTTGCAGCGCCTGGAAACGGCCATGCCGGGCCGCAAGCTGGATTTTTACCAGGGTTTTCTGGCGCGCGGGCGGCCCGTCTTCGCCCGGCGCGAAGCCGAGGAGGGCGTGGCGCTGGCCCCCTGCCCGCGGTGCGGTTATCCCACGTCCTCGGGCAATCTGTGCGGGGTCTGCCGCATCCGCGAGGCCTTGCGCGCGGAGCCGGAGGCCTGA
- a CDS encoding AEC family transporter encodes MLFLHALGGIFGLLLVVAVGYSLAWKGWFSTECQMLLPRLVTYVALPPFLMSTFLQSFDRDNLLHMLYGALLPFTSLILTFSLAWVVGKAVRVQRKHFGLFCACVSNSNTIFVGIPVNLALFGEESLPYVLLYYFASTIFFWTVGNYAISSDGNGDGRERTRLRDNVRHIFSPPMLGFLTGLSLVMLKVELPRFLLDAARYLGNLTTPLALLFIGITLQNMDLRHLKLDRDLVLALAGRLVVSPLVVLLLVPLFPIPELMGKVFIMQASLPVLMQAAILSAYYRTDAEFGALMVSLSTLLSALTIPIYMSLL; translated from the coding sequence ATGCTTTTTCTGCACGCGCTGGGAGGGATCTTCGGCCTGCTGCTGGTGGTGGCGGTGGGGTACAGTTTGGCCTGGAAGGGGTGGTTTTCCACGGAATGCCAGATGCTCCTGCCCAGGCTGGTCACCTACGTGGCCCTGCCGCCTTTTCTGATGAGCACGTTTTTGCAGTCCTTTGACCGCGACAACCTGCTGCACATGCTCTACGGCGCGCTGCTGCCCTTCACTTCCCTGATCCTCACCTTCAGCCTGGCCTGGGTGGTGGGCAAGGCCGTGCGCGTGCAGCGCAAGCACTTCGGCCTGTTCTGCGCCTGCGTGTCCAACTCCAATACCATTTTTGTGGGCATTCCGGTCAATCTGGCCCTGTTCGGCGAGGAATCCCTGCCCTACGTGCTGCTCTATTACTTCGCCAGCACCATTTTTTTCTGGACCGTGGGCAACTACGCCATCAGCAGCGACGGCAACGGGGACGGGCGGGAGCGGACCCGCCTCCGCGACAACGTCCGGCACATCTTTTCGCCGCCCATGCTGGGCTTTCTGACCGGCCTGAGCCTGGTCATGCTCAAGGTGGAGCTGCCGCGTTTTCTGCTGGACGCGGCCAGATACCTGGGCAACCTGACCACGCCTCTGGCCCTGCTGTTCATCGGCATCACCCTGCAGAACATGGATCTGCGCCATCTCAAGCTTGATCGCGACCTGGTGCTGGCCCTGGCGGGCCGTCTGGTGGTGAGCCCGCTGGTGGTGCTGCTGCTTGTGCCGCTTTTTCCCATTCCCGAGCTCATGGGCAAGGTCTTCATCATGCAGGCCTCGCTGCCGGTGCTGATGCAGGCGGCCATTCTCAGCGCCTATTACCGCACGGACGCGGAATTCGGCGCGCTGATGGTCTCGCTGTCCACCCTGCTTTCGGCCCTGACCATTCCCATCTATATGAGCCTGCTGTAA